A single window of Leptospira kanakyensis DNA harbors:
- a CDS encoding DUF1569 domain-containing protein: MKSNLKLKTIEDIERELSIIIACEKKQKGDISLTQVYDFLAESIELSIQRIGSTNKRNTINKLLGKYKFAKLISKGSYTKANQIPGFPPKDLGDSDSALLRLKTSLTAFKLHSGPFAEHSVFGELDKKQWERIHGILSMFLFGYIQLYGDEKLRFAKEREQKKEKAFTDKKHHHHPQKKKDDRDTKPSGHNNRKWKNKKKTHHKGNKNQGGGPK, from the coding sequence ATGAAATCAAATTTAAAACTTAAAACGATAGAAGATATCGAAAGAGAGTTATCCATTATCATCGCTTGTGAAAAAAAACAAAAGGGTGACATTAGTTTAACCCAAGTTTATGATTTTTTGGCAGAATCGATAGAGTTATCGATACAAAGAATTGGATCTACGAATAAACGTAATACAATCAATAAATTATTGGGTAAATACAAGTTTGCGAAACTTATATCCAAAGGCAGTTATACGAAAGCGAATCAAATACCTGGGTTCCCTCCAAAGGATTTGGGAGATTCCGATTCCGCTCTTCTTCGGCTAAAAACTTCCTTAACGGCATTTAAGTTACATTCAGGTCCTTTTGCCGAACATTCAGTATTTGGTGAATTAGATAAAAAACAATGGGAAAGAATCCACGGAATACTTTCGATGTTTTTGTTTGGATATATCCAATTGTATGGTGATGAAAAGTTAAGGTTTGCAAAAGAAAGAGAACAAAAAAAAGAAAAAGCTTTTACGGATAAAAAACATCACCACCATCCACAAAAGAAAAAAGACGATCGTGATACAAAACCAAGCGGTCACAACAACAGAAAGTGGAAGAATAAAAAGAAAACTCACCATAAGGGAAACAAAAATCAAGGTGGAGGGCCTAAATGA
- a CDS encoding ParA family protein, whose translation MGKTETTLTEEEAAKFVGLKTGEFSAKATSLKIPGWKTGEFKQSVLVKYFEPTEDDGLDSHVIAVSNQKGGEGKTTISLYLAEALSENHKVLLIDWDPQANATQLFLKEDVPSVMDYLGYRGKKSKDITPAVRTIAENFDLLPSTLELANLTTPYERDDFELLNEAILPLRSRYEYIIIDCPPSLGLILENALICADYILVPIQTRAFSLQGIRDLYETFQKIQKKANQRLKLLGAVLNQYEGQKALAGLAEGVKRYFPVFETVIQRREAIPQAQAKMSFLAKIDLTTMKNFRDLASEVKNKIDVQKN comes from the coding sequence ATGGGCAAAACAGAAACTACACTAACTGAAGAAGAAGCTGCTAAATTCGTTGGTTTGAAAACGGGTGAGTTCTCTGCGAAGGCTACTAGTCTGAAGATTCCAGGTTGGAAGACGGGTGAGTTTAAACAGTCTGTTTTGGTGAAATATTTTGAGCCAACTGAAGATGATGGGTTAGATAGTCATGTGATTGCGGTATCAAACCAAAAGGGAGGGGAGGGGAAAACAACAATCAGTCTATACCTTGCTGAGGCCCTCTCCGAAAATCATAAAGTATTGTTAATCGATTGGGATCCCCAAGCAAATGCAACCCAACTGTTCTTGAAAGAAGATGTTCCTTCAGTGATGGATTATTTAGGTTATCGTGGGAAAAAATCCAAGGACATAACACCGGCAGTTAGAACCATTGCTGAAAATTTTGATTTACTTCCGTCGACTTTGGAACTTGCGAATCTCACGACGCCATATGAAAGAGATGATTTTGAACTATTAAATGAAGCAATTCTTCCCCTTCGTTCTAGGTATGAATATATAATTATCGATTGTCCTCCATCTCTCGGTCTAATTTTGGAGAATGCACTGATTTGTGCTGACTACATTTTAGTACCTATCCAAACAAGAGCATTTAGTTTACAAGGGATCAGAGATTTATATGAGACCTTCCAAAAAATTCAGAAAAAAGCAAACCAACGATTGAAACTTCTCGGAGCTGTATTGAATCAATACGAAGGACAAAAGGCACTTGCTGGTTTGGCGGAAGGGGTAAAAAGATATTTTCCAGTTTTCGAAACTGTCATCCAAAGGCGTGAGGCTATCCCACAAGCGCAAGCAAAGATGTCCTTCCTTGCCAAAATTGATCTAACAACTATGAAGAATTTTAGAGATCTTGCTTCCGAGGTTAAAAACAAAATCGATGTCCAAAAAAACTGA
- a CDS encoding NADPH-dependent FMN reductase — protein sequence MKICLVAGSHRKNSQSLKVAKFLAKILETKGIEVLVFDLGGNPLPLWEPAMWEKDSEIKKFWIEYSAGFASADAYIFLSPEYAGMASPALKNFFLYLSGGDISHKPGVIVTVSSGMGGSYPNAELRMSSYKNTRIVYLPDHVIVRHVESVLNSETPEGKDDEYIRARLGYVMKVLVEYAKAFTAVRESGVIDIKTYPFGL from the coding sequence ATGAAAATATGTTTAGTCGCAGGTAGTCACCGAAAAAATTCCCAATCGTTGAAAGTCGCAAAATTTTTAGCAAAAATATTAGAAACAAAAGGGATCGAAGTTTTAGTTTTTGATTTGGGTGGAAACCCACTTCCACTTTGGGAGCCAGCAATGTGGGAAAAAGATTCTGAAATCAAAAAGTTTTGGATAGAGTATAGTGCGGGGTTTGCAAGCGCGGACGCTTATATCTTTCTTTCCCCAGAGTATGCAGGAATGGCAAGTCCCGCATTAAAAAACTTTTTTCTTTATTTATCCGGCGGAGATATTTCTCACAAACCAGGGGTGATTGTTACTGTTTCGAGTGGAATGGGTGGAAGTTACCCAAATGCAGAACTCCGTATGTCTAGTTACAAAAATACTAGGATAGTTTACCTTCCAGATCATGTGATTGTTCGCCATGTAGAATCCGTATTAAATTCAGAAACACCAGAAGGGAAAGATGACGAGTATATTCGAGCTAGACTTGGTTATGTAATGAAAGTTTTAGTTGAATACGCAAAAGCTTTCACTGCCGTTCGAGAGAGTGGTGTGATTGATATAAAGACTTACCCTTTTGGACTATAA
- a CDS encoding ParB/RepB/Spo0J family partition protein, producing the protein MSKKTEFQALDLISAYSEKKKNPSHLELSQIFPNPTQPRLIGREDTTDLLPSMERLGLIEPILVRKDKGKFLIVAGERRYRAAIKLGWKEIPAIITDANEDVCYEMSLAENEKRKNLNPWEVGKAIQFLRKEKRKTAEEVSELLGYSGRYVKQLSSIARLDQKSVMELMISGKPLSVKNLEELLKRKENRGGETISPRVGSGTNRISINFGKLSGKVRDNFLKELGLLKKKYGINE; encoded by the coding sequence ATGTCCAAAAAAACTGAATTCCAAGCCTTAGATTTAATCTCTGCATACTCTGAAAAGAAAAAGAATCCTTCTCATTTAGAGCTCAGTCAGATTTTCCCAAATCCTACCCAACCTCGTTTAATTGGACGTGAGGATACTACAGACTTATTGCCTTCAATGGAAAGGTTAGGTTTGATTGAACCGATCCTTGTTAGAAAAGATAAGGGTAAATTTCTAATTGTTGCAGGGGAACGTCGTTACCGAGCGGCAATCAAATTGGGTTGGAAAGAAATCCCGGCAATCATAACGGATGCAAATGAAGATGTTTGTTATGAGATGTCACTTGCGGAAAACGAAAAAAGGAAAAACTTAAATCCATGGGAAGTGGGTAAGGCGATTCAATTCCTTAGAAAAGAAAAAAGAAAAACTGCTGAAGAAGTCTCCGAATTGTTGGGTTACAGTGGAAGATATGTAAAACAACTTAGTAGTATCGCAAGATTGGATCAAAAGTCGGTTATGGAGCTTATGATTAGTGGGAAACCACTATCAGTTAAGAACCTTGAAGAATTACTAAAACGAAAAGAGAATAGGGGGGGTGAAACCATTTCACCCCGAGTTGGGTCTGGAACAAACCGTATTAGTATTAATTTCGGTAAACTTAGTGGAAAAGTTAGAGATAACTTTTTAAAAGAATTGGGTTTACTTAAAAAGAAATACGGGATCAACGAATAG